Proteins encoded by one window of Pseudomonas tructae:
- the metR gene encoding transcriptional regulator MetR, with product MLEIRHLKTLHALREADSLVEAAERLHLTQSALSHQFKELEERLGMQLFMRKTKPIRFTSAGLRLLQLADATLPLLRGAERDIARLAGGTAGRLHMAIECHSCFQWLMPTIDQFRNAWPEVELDLASGFAFAPLPALARGDLDLVVTSDPLELSGITYVPLFTYEAMLAVANQHPLAHKPYMVPEDLASETLITYPVERDRLDIFTRFLEPADVEPAHVRTAELTVMMMQLVASGRGVCGMPHWALHEYSSRGYVKAKRLGEKGLFATLYAAVRTDMLDAPYMRDFLLTAKDTSFSTLDGVSAVR from the coding sequence GTGCTGGAAATTCGCCACCTGAAAACCCTGCATGCCCTGCGCGAAGCCGACAGCCTGGTGGAGGCTGCCGAGCGTCTGCACCTGACCCAATCGGCACTGTCCCATCAGTTCAAGGAGCTGGAGGAGCGCCTGGGCATGCAGCTGTTCATGCGCAAGACCAAGCCGATCCGCTTCACCAGTGCCGGCCTGCGCCTGCTGCAACTGGCCGATGCCACCTTGCCGCTGCTGCGTGGCGCCGAGCGCGACATCGCCCGCCTGGCCGGTGGTACTGCCGGGCGCCTGCACATGGCGATCGAATGCCACAGCTGCTTCCAGTGGCTGATGCCGACCATCGACCAGTTCCGCAACGCCTGGCCGGAAGTCGAACTCGACCTGGCTTCGGGTTTTGCCTTTGCCCCGCTGCCAGCGCTGGCCCGTGGCGACCTTGACCTGGTAGTGACCTCCGATCCACTGGAACTCAGCGGCATCACTTACGTGCCGCTGTTCACCTACGAAGCGATGCTCGCCGTGGCCAACCAGCATCCGCTGGCGCACAAACCGTACATGGTGCCCGAAGACCTGGCCAGCGAAACCCTGATCACCTACCCGGTGGAGCGCGACCGCCTGGATATCTTCACCCGTTTCCTCGAGCCGGCCGATGTGGAGCCTGCGCACGTGCGCACAGCAGAGCTGACGGTGATGATGATGCAACTGGTCGCCAGCGGTCGCGGCGTGTGCGGCATGCCGCACTGGGCCCTGCACGAGTACAGCTCGCGTGGGTATGTGAAGGCCAAGCGCCTGGGCGAGAAAGGCCTGTTTGCCACGCTGTACGCGGCGGTGCGCACCGATATGCTTGATGCGCCCTACATGCGCGACTTTTTGCTGACCGCCAAGGACACCTCGTTCTCCACCCTCGACGGTGTCAGCGCGGTACGCTAA
- a CDS encoding LysE family translocator — protein sequence MIPTHEWLLFIGAALLMVLTPGPNMIYLISRSICQGRMAGVTSLLGVVGGFLVHMTAAAIGLTALFMAVPLAYDLLKWAGAGYLLWLAWQAVKPGARSPFEPRELAPDSPQKLVLMGFLTSVLNPKVAVFYLSVLPQFVSPENGSVLAQSLALGLTQIAVSFSVNLLIALFAAGIAGWFVRYPLWLMLQRYVMGFVLAGLALRLVQEQRRVV from the coding sequence ATGATCCCTACCCATGAATGGCTGCTGTTTATTGGTGCTGCGCTGCTGATGGTCCTGACCCCGGGGCCGAACATGATCTACCTGATTTCCCGCTCGATCTGCCAGGGCCGCATGGCCGGGGTAACGTCGTTGCTGGGCGTGGTCGGTGGCTTTCTGGTGCACATGACGGCCGCAGCCATTGGCCTGACGGCCTTGTTCATGGCCGTACCGCTGGCTTACGACCTGCTCAAGTGGGCCGGTGCCGGTTACCTGCTGTGGCTGGCCTGGCAGGCGGTCAAGCCCGGTGCCCGTTCGCCGTTCGAGCCGCGCGAGCTGGCACCGGACTCGCCGCAAAAGCTGGTGCTCATGGGCTTTCTGACCAGCGTACTCAACCCCAAGGTGGCGGTGTTCTACCTCTCGGTACTGCCGCAGTTCGTCTCGCCGGAAAACGGCTCGGTGCTGGCTCAAAGCCTGGCCTTGGGTCTGACCCAGATCGCCGTGAGCTTCTCGGTCAACCTGCTGATCGCCCTGTTCGCCGCCGGCATTGCCGGTTGGTTCGTGCGCTATCCGCTGTGGCTGATGCTGCAGCGCTACGTGATGGGCTTCGTCCTCGCCGGCCTGGCATTGCGCCTGGTGCAGGAGCAACGCCGGGTCGTGTAA
- a CDS encoding NUDIX hydrolase — protein sequence MSKTIRIAAALLLDPQGRTLLVRKRGTQAFMQPGGKIEADEQPVSALARELFEELGLSIEAQDAEFLGQFSAPAANEPGFVVQAEIFKVHTAMPVEPAAEIEEVVWVSARKQLTLELAPLTRDLILPLYRQLTTTPA from the coding sequence ATGAGTAAAACCATCCGCATCGCCGCTGCCCTTCTGCTCGACCCGCAAGGCCGTACCCTGCTGGTACGCAAGCGTGGAACCCAGGCGTTCATGCAGCCTGGCGGCAAGATCGAGGCCGACGAGCAGCCGGTTAGCGCCCTGGCCCGTGAGCTGTTCGAAGAGCTGGGTCTGTCGATCGAGGCACAGGACGCCGAGTTTCTCGGCCAGTTCAGCGCCCCGGCTGCCAACGAGCCGGGGTTTGTCGTCCAGGCCGAGATTTTCAAAGTACACACTGCCATGCCGGTCGAGCCTGCAGCGGAAATCGAAGAAGTGGTGTGGGTCTCGGCCCGCAAGCAACTGACCCTGGAGCTGGCGCCGCTGACACGGGACTTGATTCTGCCCCTGTATCGGCAGTTAACTACCACCCCCGCCTGA
- a CDS encoding DEAD/DEAH box helicase — protein MNLPALEHPEPDAFHPAVRAWFQRQFPTVTAAQAQTWPLIRRGQSLLVAAPTGSGKTLTAFLAILDELFTQGVAAGQLPEQTQVVYVSPLKALSNDIQINLQTPLAGINALLAEQGLEPLHIRTAVRSGDTPHKERTAMRRQAPHILVTTPESLYVLLGSASGRQGLTCVHTVIVDEIHALAGNKRGSHLALSLERLEALCGRPLRRIGLSATQRPVERVAQFLVGQGRACAIVDIGHARTRDLGLEVPPVPLGPVMATDVWGLVYDRLAALAREHRTTLVFVNTRRLAERLTRHLSERLGHDAVAAHHGSMAKEYRLDAEQRLKRGELQVLVATASLELGIDIGEVELVCQIGSPGSIAAFLQRVGRSGHQVEGTPKGRLFPLSRDDLIECAALLDCVRRGELDRVHVPVAPLDVLAQQIVAEVSNQEWHEQALFDCLRRAMPYAGLEQGHYQALLRMLGEGFNGRQGIRSAYLHRDAVNATLRGRRGAQLTALTSGGTIPDNADYAVILEPQSLNIGSVNEDFAVESIAGDIFQLGNASYRILRVESGRVRVEDAKGQPPSIPFWLGEAPGRSDELSAGVARLQGEIDRRLSASDGQQHALLDWLTAELGLGQDSAEQLLEYLAHTRQVLGALPSQQTLVMERFFDESGGTQLIIHSPFGSRINRAWGLALRKRFCRTFNFELQAAASEDAIVLSLSTSHSFALDEVWRYLTSNSAEAVLIQALLDAPLFGVRWRWNAGTALALPRFVGGRKVAPQIQRMKSQDLIAAVFPDQIACLENLAGERQIPDHPLVEQTLDDCLHEAMDSEGWLALLRRIEQGQITLVARDLPAPSPLASAILNARPYTFLDDAPLEERRTQAVLNRRWNEAQSDDDLGALDPQAIAAVQAEAWPTPTRSDEMHEALMSLACISQAEAQVNEGWQDWLATLAMQGRACRLQLAGDQALWLARERRVLLRALYPQAPLTPELAALPGFDQAMDADAALVELLRARLSGFGPLTCEQIAAPLLLPTSAIEQALARLEGEGYVMRGYFQPGQQVLQWCERHLLARIHRYTIKRLRREIEPVSLQDFMRFLFDWQHLSTNARLQGQAALSAVLDQFEGYPAAASAWESDLLPTRLKDYSPRWLDEACRAGKYAWARLAPSAASSTLRSTPLVLLPRGRLGLWQALGPALEPGELSLRAQRVHGVLSDQGASFFDELLHDAHLLPSELENALQELVAAGLISADSFAGLRALITPANKRQRRGRGPLLGGMQDAGRWALLRKPGAKRDEDLEHLARTLLRRYGVICWRLLEREADWLPSWRELLRCYHRLEAHGEIRGGRFIGGLAGEQFALPEAVALLREVRRRPLDGSLVAISACDPLNLVGSLLPGSKVPAVSANRLLYLDGVPVATLIAGKVQYHPDDEPTRQGEWRDRLIRDAALVT, from the coding sequence ATGAACCTCCCCGCCCTCGAGCACCCGGAACCGGACGCCTTCCACCCCGCAGTCCGTGCCTGGTTCCAGCGCCAGTTCCCGACGGTCACTGCCGCCCAGGCCCAGACCTGGCCGTTGATTCGCCGTGGCCAGTCCTTGCTGGTTGCCGCCCCCACCGGCTCAGGCAAAACCCTGACCGCTTTCCTGGCAATCCTCGATGAACTGTTCACACAGGGGGTGGCGGCCGGGCAACTGCCGGAGCAGACCCAGGTGGTCTACGTCTCGCCACTCAAGGCGCTGTCCAATGATATCCAGATCAACCTGCAGACACCGCTGGCCGGGATCAATGCGCTGCTGGCCGAGCAAGGCTTGGAACCGCTGCACATCCGCACAGCGGTACGCAGCGGCGACACCCCGCACAAAGAACGCACGGCGATGCGCCGGCAGGCGCCGCACATTCTGGTCACCACCCCCGAATCGCTGTATGTGTTGCTCGGCTCGGCGTCAGGCCGCCAGGGCCTGACCTGCGTGCACACGGTGATCGTCGATGAAATCCACGCACTGGCTGGCAACAAGCGCGGCAGTCACCTGGCCCTGAGCCTGGAGCGCCTGGAGGCACTGTGCGGGCGGCCACTGCGGCGAATTGGCCTGTCGGCCACCCAGCGCCCAGTCGAACGAGTGGCGCAGTTTCTGGTGGGTCAGGGACGCGCGTGCGCGATCGTCGATATCGGCCATGCCCGGACCCGTGACCTGGGCCTGGAAGTGCCGCCGGTGCCGCTTGGGCCAGTGATGGCCACGGATGTCTGGGGCCTGGTCTATGACCGCCTGGCAGCCCTGGCCCGCGAGCACCGCACCACCCTGGTGTTCGTCAACACCCGGCGCCTGGCCGAGCGCCTGACCCGCCATTTGAGCGAGCGCCTGGGTCATGACGCCGTGGCTGCGCACCACGGCAGCATGGCCAAGGAATACCGCCTGGACGCCGAGCAACGGCTCAAGCGCGGTGAGTTGCAGGTACTGGTGGCCACCGCCTCGCTGGAGCTGGGCATCGATATCGGTGAAGTCGAGCTGGTCTGCCAGATTGGCTCGCCCGGTTCGATTGCCGCTTTTTTGCAAAGGGTCGGGCGCTCCGGACATCAGGTCGAGGGCACGCCAAAAGGCCGGCTGTTCCCGCTGTCGCGCGATGATCTGATCGAATGCGCAGCGTTGCTCGATTGCGTGCGCCGCGGCGAGCTGGATCGCGTGCACGTGCCGGTGGCCCCGCTGGATGTCCTGGCCCAGCAGATAGTCGCCGAAGTCAGCAACCAGGAGTGGCATGAGCAGGCGTTGTTCGACTGCTTGCGCCGGGCCATGCCCTATGCCGGGCTGGAGCAGGGCCACTACCAGGCGCTGCTGCGCATGCTCGGCGAAGGTTTCAATGGCCGCCAGGGCATCCGCAGCGCCTATCTGCACCGCGACGCGGTCAACGCTACCTTGCGCGGGCGCCGTGGCGCCCAGCTGACGGCGTTGACCAGTGGCGGCACCATTCCCGATAATGCCGACTACGCGGTAATCCTCGAACCGCAAAGCCTGAACATTGGCAGCGTCAACGAAGACTTCGCGGTTGAGAGCATCGCTGGCGATATTTTCCAGCTGGGCAACGCCTCCTACCGCATCCTGCGAGTGGAAAGCGGCCGGGTACGGGTCGAGGATGCCAAGGGCCAGCCACCGAGCATCCCGTTCTGGCTCGGCGAGGCGCCGGGGCGCAGTGACGAACTGTCTGCGGGCGTGGCGCGCCTGCAAGGTGAAATCGACCGGCGCTTGAGCGCAAGCGATGGCCAGCAACACGCGCTGCTCGACTGGCTCACGGCAGAATTGGGCCTGGGCCAGGACAGCGCCGAACAGTTGCTTGAGTATCTCGCCCACACCCGTCAGGTGCTCGGCGCCCTGCCCTCGCAACAAACGCTGGTGATGGAGCGTTTTTTTGACGAGTCCGGCGGTACCCAACTGATCATCCATTCGCCGTTCGGCAGCCGTATCAACCGCGCCTGGGGCCTGGCCCTGCGCAAACGCTTTTGCCGCACTTTCAACTTCGAATTGCAGGCTGCGGCCAGCGAAGACGCCATTGTCCTGTCACTGTCGACCAGCCACAGTTTTGCGCTCGACGAAGTCTGGCGTTACCTGACCAGCAACAGCGCCGAGGCAGTGCTGATCCAGGCGTTGCTCGATGCGCCGCTGTTTGGCGTACGCTGGCGCTGGAACGCCGGCACCGCCCTGGCACTGCCGCGCTTCGTCGGCGGGCGCAAAGTGGCGCCGCAGATCCAGCGGATGAAAAGCCAAGACCTGATTGCCGCCGTGTTCCCCGACCAGATCGCCTGCCTGGAAAACCTCGCTGGCGAGCGGCAGATTCCCGATCATCCACTGGTCGAGCAAACCCTCGACGACTGCCTGCACGAAGCCATGGACAGCGAAGGCTGGCTGGCGCTGCTGCGGCGGATCGAGCAAGGTCAAATCACCCTGGTTGCCCGTGACCTGCCGGCGCCCTCGCCGCTGGCCTCGGCCATTCTCAACGCGCGCCCCTACACCTTCCTCGATGATGCACCGCTGGAAGAACGGCGTACCCAGGCCGTGCTCAATCGCCGCTGGAACGAGGCGCAGAGCGACGACGACCTTGGCGCGCTGGACCCGCAAGCCATCGCCGCAGTACAGGCCGAAGCCTGGCCGACACCGACCCGCAGCGATGAAATGCACGAAGCCTTGATGAGCCTGGCCTGTATCAGCCAGGCCGAAGCCCAGGTCAATGAAGGCTGGCAGGATTGGTTGGCGACGCTGGCCATGCAGGGCCGCGCCTGTCGACTGCAACTGGCCGGCGACCAGGCGCTGTGGTTGGCCCGCGAACGCCGGGTGCTGCTGCGTGCCTTATACCCGCAAGCGCCCCTCACACCCGAGCTTGCCGCCCTGCCCGGTTTCGATCAAGCCATGGACGCCGATGCCGCGCTGGTCGAGCTGCTGCGCGCACGTCTGAGCGGCTTCGGCCCGCTGACCTGCGAGCAGATCGCCGCGCCGTTGTTACTGCCAACCAGCGCCATCGAACAGGCCCTGGCCCGCCTGGAGGGCGAAGGCTATGTCATGCGCGGCTACTTCCAACCGGGTCAACAGGTGCTGCAATGGTGCGAGCGGCACCTGCTGGCACGCATTCATCGCTACACCATCAAACGCCTGCGTCGGGAAATCGAACCTGTCAGCCTGCAGGACTTCATGCGCTTTCTGTTCGACTGGCAGCACCTGTCAACCAACGCCCGCCTGCAAGGCCAGGCCGCACTGAGCGCGGTGCTCGATCAGTTCGAAGGGTACCCGGCAGCGGCCAGCGCCTGGGAAAGCGACCTGCTGCCCACCCGGCTCAAGGACTACAGCCCGCGCTGGCTCGACGAAGCCTGCCGCGCCGGCAAGTACGCCTGGGCGCGCCTGGCGCCGAGTGCCGCGAGCAGCACCTTGCGCAGCACGCCGCTGGTGCTGCTGCCACGGGGGCGCCTGGGCCTGTGGCAGGCTCTGGGCCCGGCACTGGAACCCGGTGAGCTGAGCCTGCGTGCCCAGCGCGTGCATGGTGTGCTGAGCGATCAGGGCGCCTCGTTCTTCGACGAGCTGCTGCATGACGCCCACCTGCTGCCCAGCGAGCTGGAAAACGCGCTACAGGAACTGGTGGCCGCCGGCTTGATCAGCGCTGACAGCTTTGCCGGCCTGCGCGCGCTGATCACCCCCGCGAACAAGCGCCAGCGGCGCGGTCGCGGGCCATTGCTCGGCGGCATGCAGGACGCCGGGCGCTGGGCCCTGCTGCGCAAGCCCGGCGCCAAGCGTGACGAAGACCTTGAACACCTTGCCCGCACCTTGCTGCGCCGCTACGGCGTAATCTGCTGGCGCTTGCTGGAACGTGAGGCCGACTGGCTGCCCAGCTGGCGCGAACTGCTGCGTTGCTACCACCGCCTGGAGGCCCACGGCGAAATCCGTGGCGGGCGCTTTATCGGCGGCCTGGCCGGCGAACAGTTCGCCCTGCCCGAGGCCGTGGCGTTGCTGCGAGAAGTGCGCCGACGCCCGCTCGATGGCAGCCTGGTAGCAATCAGTGCCTGCGATCCGCTGAACCTGGTCGGCAGCCTGCTGCCGGGCAGCAAAGTCCCCGCCGTCAGCGCTAATCGCCTACTTTATCTTGACGGTGTGCCGGTGGCGACGCTGATTGCCGGCAAGGTCCAGTACCACCCTGACGATGAACCAACACGCCAGGGCGAGTGGCGCGACCGCCTGATCCGCGATGCGGCCCTGGTCACTTGA
- a CDS encoding type B 50S ribosomal protein L31: MKPGIHPDYRPVLFHDTAADVYFLIGSTVDTDRNHRHSDGKTYPYVALDVSSASHPIYTGQQRKTQVEGRVAGFNKRFAGFASPQVK, translated from the coding sequence ATGAAACCCGGCATTCACCCCGACTACCGCCCCGTGCTGTTCCACGACACGGCTGCCGACGTGTACTTCCTGATCGGCTCGACCGTCGACACCGACCGCAATCACCGCCATAGCGACGGCAAAACCTACCCTTATGTGGCTCTGGATGTGTCCAGCGCTTCGCATCCGATCTACACCGGCCAGCAGCGCAAGACACAGGTCGAAGGCCGGGTGGCCGGCTTCAACAAGCGTTTTGCCGGTTTCGCTTCACCGCAGGTCAAGTGA
- a CDS encoding FMN-binding glutamate synthase family protein: MSLSLLSRYAFFAACVLFTLASLPFLHHEWLWPFTLVTAVLSLIGLGDLLQSRHAVRRNYPILGNIRYLVEGIRPEIRQYLLEADSDALPFSRAQRSLVYARAKNEASDKPFGTLIDVYQSGFEFIGHSMRPAPLSDPAGFRVIVGGPQCSQPYSASVFNISAMSFGSLSANAIRALNEGAKLGNFAHDTGEGSISPYHREHGGDLTWELGSGYFGCRTADGRFDPERFAEQARTPQVRMIEIKMSQGAKPGHGGILPKHKVTREIAETRGVMMGEDCISPSRHSAFSTPIEMMQFIAQLRELSGGKPVGFKFCLGHPWEFMGIAKAMLETGILPDFIVVDGKEGGTGAAPVEFTDHIGVPLREGLLFVHNTLVGLNLRDKIKLGASGKIVSAFDIASVLAIGADWANSARGFMFAIGCIQSQSCHTNKCPTGVATQDPLRQRALVVPDKARRVLNFHHNTLKALAEMLAAAGLEHPSQLQAKHLVRRISATEIKLFSQMHVFLKPGELLSGEVNGEFYSRMWQMARADSFEPQEVAAA; the protein is encoded by the coding sequence ATGAGCCTGTCACTTCTCAGCCGCTACGCCTTCTTCGCTGCCTGTGTGCTGTTCACCCTGGCCAGCCTGCCCTTCCTCCACCACGAATGGCTGTGGCCGTTCACTCTGGTGACTGCAGTGCTCAGCCTGATTGGCCTGGGCGACCTGCTGCAGAGCCGCCACGCGGTACGCCGCAACTACCCGATCCTTGGCAACATCCGCTACCTGGTCGAAGGCATTCGCCCAGAGATTCGCCAGTACCTGCTCGAAGCCGACAGCGACGCCCTGCCATTTTCCCGGGCCCAGCGCTCACTGGTGTATGCGCGGGCCAAGAACGAAGCCTCGGACAAACCCTTCGGTACGTTGATCGACGTGTACCAGTCCGGTTTCGAGTTCATCGGCCATTCCATGCGCCCGGCGCCACTGAGTGACCCGGCAGGTTTTCGGGTCATCGTCGGCGGCCCGCAGTGCAGCCAACCCTACTCGGCGTCGGTGTTCAACATCTCGGCCATGAGCTTCGGTTCGCTCAGCGCCAATGCCATCCGCGCCCTCAACGAGGGGGCCAAGCTGGGCAACTTCGCCCATGACACCGGTGAAGGCAGCATCAGCCCCTATCACCGCGAGCACGGTGGCGACCTGACCTGGGAACTGGGCAGCGGCTATTTCGGCTGCCGCACCGCGGACGGGCGCTTCGACCCCGAGCGTTTCGCCGAACAGGCGCGCACCCCACAGGTGCGCATGATCGAAATCAAGATGAGCCAAGGCGCCAAACCCGGCCACGGCGGCATCCTGCCCAAGCACAAAGTCACCCGCGAAATTGCCGAGACCCGCGGCGTGATGATGGGCGAAGACTGCATCTCGCCGTCACGTCACAGCGCCTTCTCCACGCCGATCGAAATGATGCAGTTCATCGCCCAACTGCGTGAGCTGTCTGGCGGTAAACCGGTGGGCTTCAAATTCTGCCTCGGCCACCCCTGGGAATTCATGGGCATTGCCAAGGCCATGCTCGAGACCGGCATCCTCCCCGACTTCATCGTCGTCGACGGCAAGGAAGGTGGCACGGGTGCAGCGCCCGTGGAGTTCACCGACCATATCGGCGTGCCGCTGCGTGAAGGCCTGCTGTTCGTGCACAACACCCTGGTGGGCCTGAACCTGCGCGACAAGATCAAGCTCGGCGCCAGCGGCAAGATCGTCAGCGCCTTCGACATCGCCAGCGTGCTGGCCATCGGCGCCGACTGGGCCAACTCGGCGCGCGGCTTCATGTTCGCCATCGGCTGTATCCAGTCGCAGAGCTGCCACACCAACAAATGCCCGACCGGCGTCGCCACCCAGGACCCGCTGCGCCAGCGTGCCCTGGTGGTGCCCGACAAAGCCCGGCGAGTGCTCAACTTCCACCACAACACCCTCAAGGCCCTGGCCGAAATGCTCGCCGCCGCCGGCCTCGAACACCCTTCGCAACTGCAGGCCAAGCACCTGGTGCGGCGCATTTCTGCCACCGAGATCAAGCTGTTCTCGCAGATGCATGTGTTCCTCAAGCCGGGTGAGCTGCTCAGCGGCGAGGTCAATGGCGAGTTCTATTCACGGATGTGGCAGATGGCGCGGGCGGACAGTTTCGAGCCACAGGAGGTGGCAGCGGCCTAA